The Leclercia adecarboxylata region AGCCGTACTGCGCGCTATCCCACAATTGCGTGGCGCCTACGGCACCGTGATCATGGACAGCCGCGACCCGTCCACCCTGCTGGCTGCCCGCTCAGGCAGCCCGATGGTGATTGGTCTGGGAATGGGGGAGAACTTTATCGCTTCCGATCAGCTGGCACTGTTGCCGGTGACCCGTCGCTTTATCTTCATGGAAGAGGGCGATATTGCGGAAGTGACCCGTCGTGACGTAAAAATCTTTGATAAATCGGGCGCGCCGGTAAAACGTCAGGATATCGAATCCACCCTGCAGTACGACGCGGGCGATAAAGGCGCTTACCGTCACTACATGCAGAAAGAGATTTACGAGCAGCCGAACGCCATCAAAAACACGCTGACCGGGCGCATCAGCCACGGCGCAGTGGATCTGAGCGAGCTGGGTGCGAACGCCAACGACATGCTGGCAAACGTTGAGCACATTCAGATTGTTGCCTGCGGCACCTCCTATAACTCCGGTATGGTGTCCCGCTACTGGTTTGAAGCCCTGGCGGGCGTGCCGTGCGATGTGGAGATCGCCTCCGAGTTCCGCTATCGCAAATCGGCCGTGCGTCGTAACAGCCTGATGATCACCCTGTCCCAGTCCGGCGAAACTGCCGATACCCTGGCGGCGCTGCGTCTGTCTAAAGAGCTGGGCTATCTGGGTTCGCTGGCCATCTGTAACGTGCCGGGCTCCTCGCTGGTGCGTGAGTCCGATCTGGCGCTGATGACCAAAGCCGGCACCGAAATCGGCGTGGCCTCCACCAAAGCCTTCACCACCCAGCTGACGGTACTGCTGATGCTGGTGGCAAAACTGGCCCGCCTGAAAGGCCAGGATGCGGCGATTGAGCAGGATATCGTGCATGGTCTGCAGGCATTGCCAAGCCGTATTGAGCAGATGCTCTCTCAGGACAAGCGCATTGAAGCCCTGGCGGAAGATTTCTCCGACAAGCATCATGCTCTGTTCCTTGGCCGTGGCGATCAGTATCCCATTGCGCTGGAAGGCGCACTGAAGCTCAAAGAGATCTCTTATATCCATGCAGAAGCCTACGCGGCAGGCGAGCTGAAACACGGCCCGCTGGCGCTGATCGACGCGGATATGCCGGTTATCGTGGTGGCACCCAATAACGAACTGTTGGAAAAACTGAAATCCAATATCGAAGAAGTGCGTGCCCGTGGCGGCGTGCTGTATGTCTTTGCCGATCAGGATGCCGGTTTCACCAGCAGCGACAACATGCACATCATTGAGATGCCGCATGTGGAAGAGGTGATTGCGCCAATCTTCTATACCGTTCCGCTGCAGCTGCTGTCTTACCATGTGGCGCTGATCAAAGGCACCGACGTGGACCAGCCGCGTAACCTGGCGAAGTCTGTGACCGTAGAGTAATCCCTTCAGGCTCCACCTCCGGGTGGAGCTTTTTCTTATCCTTTCTGCGCACTTTTTCGCCTGCTTTTTTCTGCTTCCTTCTATGACAATCTGTCATCTTCAGCTATTTTTTTCAGTGTCACAGAAAGAAAATTTATCTGAAATCAATCTGTCACATTCTTGTTTAACCTGTTGATAATAATGCATTATTTTGCTGGTTTTTCTGCGCGATTTTCGTTGTCATAAAACTGTCATAATTCGTACATTTATCTGTCACCTCTTTGTCCTATTTTGCTCATCGTAGCCACTAAACAACGATTTACGAAAATCTTGCAGGAGACATTATGAAAGTTATGCGTACCACTGTCGCAACTGTTGTCGCCGCGACCTTATCGATGAGCGCGTTCTCTGTGTTTGCAGAGGCAAGCCTGACTGGTGCTGGTGCAACCTTCCCTGCGCCGGTGTATGCCAAATGGGCTGATACCTACCAGAAAGAGACTGGTAACAAGGTGAACTACCAGGGTATCGGCTCCTCCGGTGGCGTTAAACAAATTACCGCTAATACCGTTGATTTCGGCGCATCTGACGCTCCGCTGTCTGATGAAAAACTGACGCAGGAAGGCCTGTTCCAGTTCCCGACCGTTATCGGTGGTGTTGTGCTGGCCGTGAATATCCCAGGCCTGAAGTCCGGCGAGCTGGTGCTCGATGGCAAAACCCTGGGTGATATCTACCTCGGCAAAATCAAAAAATGGGATGACGAAGCCATCACTAAACTGAACCCGGGCGTGAAGCTGCCTTCGCAGAACATCGCTGTGGTTCGTCGTGCTGACGGCTCCGGTACCTCCTTCGTCTTCACCAGCTATCTGGCGAAAGTGAACGAAGAGTGGAAATCCAAAGTGGGTGCTGGCTCTACCGTTAACTGGCCGACCGGTCTGGGCGGTAAAGGTAACGACGGTATCGCCGCGTTCGTACAGCGTCTGCCAGGCTCAATTGGCTACGTAGAGTATGCCTATGCCAAGCAGAACAACCTGGCTTACACCAAACTGGTTTCTGCCGACGGCAAACCGGTCAGCCCGACCGAAGAGAACTTTGCTAACGCTGCCAAAGGCGCTGACTGGAGCAAATCTTTCGCTCAGGATCTGACGAACCAGAAAGGCGACAACGCCTGGCCAATCACCTCTACGACCTTCATCCTGGTCCACAAAGATCAGAAGAAGCCAGAGCAGGGTGCTGAAGTGCTGAAGTTCTTCGACTGGGCATACAAAAATGGCGGTAAACAGGCTAATGACCTGGATTACGCCAGCCTGCCGGACAGCGTGGTTGAGCAGATTCGTGCTGCATGGAAAACCAACGTGAAAGACAGCAGCGGTAAAGCGCTGTACTAACAGGATATTTTTGACGAAGATGGCGGGTGGCGCTAACGCTAACCCGCCCTACGGTTCAGACTGTAGGCCCGGTAAGCGCCAGCGCCACCGGGCATATTCGTAAGACGTCTCAAACAGAAGAGTAATTTATGGCTGCAACCAAGCCTGCATTTAACCCTCCGGGTAAAAAAGGTGACATGATTTTCAGCGCGCTGGTAAAACTGGCTGCGCTGATTGTGCTATTGCTGCTGGGCGGCATTATCGTGTCCCTGATTTTCTCCTCCTGGCCGAGCATCCAGAAATTTGGTTTCTCCT contains the following coding sequences:
- the glmS gene encoding glutamine--fructose-6-phosphate transaminase (isomerizing); protein product: MCGIVGAVAQRDIAEILLEGLRRLEYRGYDSAGLAVVDAEGNMTRLRRLGKVNMLAQAAEENPLHGGTGIAHTRWATHGEPSEGNAHPHVSEHIVVVHNGIIENHEPLREALTARGYTFVSETDTEVIAHLVHWELEQGGTLREAVLRAIPQLRGAYGTVIMDSRDPSTLLAARSGSPMVIGLGMGENFIASDQLALLPVTRRFIFMEEGDIAEVTRRDVKIFDKSGAPVKRQDIESTLQYDAGDKGAYRHYMQKEIYEQPNAIKNTLTGRISHGAVDLSELGANANDMLANVEHIQIVACGTSYNSGMVSRYWFEALAGVPCDVEIASEFRYRKSAVRRNSLMITLSQSGETADTLAALRLSKELGYLGSLAICNVPGSSLVRESDLALMTKAGTEIGVASTKAFTTQLTVLLMLVAKLARLKGQDAAIEQDIVHGLQALPSRIEQMLSQDKRIEALAEDFSDKHHALFLGRGDQYPIALEGALKLKEISYIHAEAYAAGELKHGPLALIDADMPVIVVAPNNELLEKLKSNIEEVRARGGVLYVFADQDAGFTSSDNMHIIEMPHVEEVIAPIFYTVPLQLLSYHVALIKGTDVDQPRNLAKSVTVE
- the pstS gene encoding phosphate ABC transporter substrate-binding protein PstS translates to MKVMRTTVATVVAATLSMSAFSVFAEASLTGAGATFPAPVYAKWADTYQKETGNKVNYQGIGSSGGVKQITANTVDFGASDAPLSDEKLTQEGLFQFPTVIGGVVLAVNIPGLKSGELVLDGKTLGDIYLGKIKKWDDEAITKLNPGVKLPSQNIAVVRRADGSGTSFVFTSYLAKVNEEWKSKVGAGSTVNWPTGLGGKGNDGIAAFVQRLPGSIGYVEYAYAKQNNLAYTKLVSADGKPVSPTEENFANAAKGADWSKSFAQDLTNQKGDNAWPITSTTFILVHKDQKKPEQGAEVLKFFDWAYKNGGKQANDLDYASLPDSVVEQIRAAWKTNVKDSSGKALY